In Phycisphaerae bacterium RAS2, the DNA window GTGGTCTCGTGGCCGGCATAGAGAAAGAAGCCGTCGCCGCCGTGGGTGGCGGAGTTGTAGGCGAAGATGTTGTCGGAGCACTGCTCGTACACAAGGATGCCGGTGGAGTCCTGCCCGCGTGCGTAGACGCCGTGCGAGTAACCGCGAATGCAATAATCGAATCGATTGGAGATAACTTTGCAGAAGCTGGATCGCCACAAGGCGAGGCCCCAGCCGGACATGAACGACATGTCGTTGCCGACGGCGGTGACCCGATCGGATGAAACGATGCAAATGCCGTTTTGTCCGTTGCGGGCGCGGCAGTTGCGGATCGTCGTACCGGGAGATCGAAGCAGATAAATGCCCGCGCCGAATCGCAGCCACTGGTTGTCATCGTTTTCGTGGCCGAAGATCCAGTCGTCGATGTGTTCGCGCTGAGGCGTGCTCTTCAGCCGCTGGCGATAGTTGCCGGAGACGTCGCAGTTTTCGATGGTAAGTCCCGGCGCGGCCTCGGCGTAAATCGCGACCTTGAACCCGCGAATGACGGCGTTGCGAATGGTAACGTTCTTCGCGCCGCGCACGATGATCCCGCGACCGGTGAATGCGTCGGCCTGTTCCGGGTCGGGGTTGCCCAACAGCGTCGCGCCGCGCAAGTCGAGCGTCTGCCCGTCGCGCGTGATGACGATTTCACCGGCGTCGCTGGGCGCGGTCGCCTGCATCAGGCGACCGACCTGTGAGCAGCCCGTCAGCGCGATCAAGAATGAAACAAGCGTTGAGGTTGCAAGCGGTGAATCCTGTAGCAGGTACTTTCGGCGCGCCATCGCGGAGTCTCCGTGGCAAAGCCGACGGATTGCAATCCGCCGGCCTCCATGTACCAACGCAGCGGTGATGGGTCTTTCACACTGCATCCGCGGGCAGTATAGTCCCATGCCGATATGGAAACGCAACTTTCAAAGCCCCGCGTCTTGTGCGTCATCGGAACGCGGCCCGAAGCCGTGAAGCTCATCCCTGTCGTGCAGGCGCTGCGTGCCGACGGCTGGGCCGATGTGCGCGTGATTGCGACGGCGCAGCACCGTGACCTGCTCGATCAGATTTTCAAGTTCTTTGAAATCAAGCCCGACGACGATCTGAACCTGATGCTGCCGAATCAGAGCCTGGCCGATCTGACCAGCCGGATGATCGTGTCGCTGGATGCGGTTCTGGCGCGCGAGACGCCGGACATCGTGCTGGCGCAGGGCGACACGACGACGGTGATGGTGACGGCGCTGTGCTGCTGCTATCGGCGTATCCCGTTCGGGCACGTCGAAGCGGGGCTGCGAACGGGCGAAAAGTATTCGCCGTTTCCGGAAGAGATCAATCGCGTTCTGGCCAGCCACCTCGGCGACCTGCATTTCGCGCCGACCGAAAACGGGCGGCAGAATCTGTTGCGCGAAGGCATCCCGGCAGAGCGGATACACGTCACCGGAAACACAGTCATCGACGCACTGATGTGGGCATCGAAGCGACCGTTGCCCGGCGGGTTCGAGCCGCAGGCCGGACGGAAGCTGATCCTCGTGACGGCGCATCGGCGAGAGAATTTCGGCGAGCCGCTGGAAGAAATCTGTCTCGCGCTGCGCGACATCGCCGCGGCGCGCGACGTGGAGATTCTCTACCCGGTGCACCCGAACCCCAATGTCGAATCGATGGCCAACCGGCTGCTCAAGGGGCGCGAGCGGATTCGGCTGTGCAAGCCGCTGGACTATGCGGAGTTCATCGCGGCGATGAAGGCGTCGTATCTGATACTCTCTGACAGCGGCGGCGTGCAGGAGGAAGCGCCCTCGCTGGGCAAACCCGTGCTCGTACTGCGCGATTGCACCGAGCGGCCGGAGGGCGTCGCGGCGGGAACGGCGGCACTGGTCGGGCCGCACCGCGATCGAATTGTCCATCGCACGCTGGATCTGTTGGATAATCCCGGCGCGTACGACGCGATGGCCAAAGCGCGAAATCCCTACGGCGACGGCCAATCGTCGCAGCGCATCGTCGCGGCGCTCAAGCAGTTTCTTGTGTGATCGATGCGAATCCTGATGCAGAATCGGCCGGACGCGTACGAGCGACCCGGCGGCGATACGATTCAGATGGATCGCACGATTCGCGCGCTGCGCGAAGCGGGCCATGATGTCGATCTTTCGCTCGAAGCGGAACCGGATCTAAGCGGCGTGGCGTCCGCCCCTGCGTCATCCGGCAAAGCAAGCCGCGACTCGGGGATTTATGATTTTGTATATTTGTTCAACCTGACGACGCCGGCGTGGACGGTGCGTCAGGCGCGGAACGCGCTGCGCCATGGCGTGCCCTACGTTTTGTCGAGCGTGTACTGGGACCTGGAGTCGGCGGTTCCGTGGCAAGCGTATGAGTTCCCGCGAAACATTGCTCGCGCTTTGCTGCCGCGGTTCGCCATTCGTGTGATCAAGGCGCTGCGAGGCGGCGG includes these proteins:
- the wecB gene encoding UDP-N-acetylglucosamine 2-epimerase, which codes for METQLSKPRVLCVIGTRPEAVKLIPVVQALRADGWADVRVIATAQHRDLLDQIFKFFEIKPDDDLNLMLPNQSLADLTSRMIVSLDAVLARETPDIVLAQGDTTTVMVTALCCCYRRIPFGHVEAGLRTGEKYSPFPEEINRVLASHLGDLHFAPTENGRQNLLREGIPAERIHVTGNTVIDALMWASKRPLPGGFEPQAGRKLILVTAHRRENFGEPLEEICLALRDIAAARDVEILYPVHPNPNVESMANRLLKGRERIRLCKPLDYAEFIAAMKASYLILSDSGGVQEEAPSLGKPVLVLRDCTERPEGVAAGTAALVGPHRDRIVHRTLDLLDNPGAYDAMAKARNPYGDGQSSQRIVAALKQFLV